Sequence from the Platichthys flesus chromosome 2, fPlaFle2.1, whole genome shotgun sequence genome:
gcgtggcctaggggatagagcgggtgctctgcaacaagaaggttgctggtttgaatcccactctttcccatctgcatgcctaagtgtccttggcaagatactgaacccctaaatggcccctcataaatgttgagtgtactaaaaatgtaagtcgctttggacaaaagcgtcagccaaatgacatgtaatgtaattgatAACTTTAACaataatcatttaatttcagcacatcaacacaaatTTTATTGCAAATATTATCATTTATTTGCAAAACAAAGAATTTGTTATACATTAAATAcagtatgaaataaaaaagattgaAGCCAAAAATTATAAGTCAAATCCTGGCTCCATTCCCATCAGTTACATTATAAAGAAATTGTTGCATCATTTGTCATCTGCAATTATATACAATgccacacatttaaacacaacttAGAGCTTAAAATATATTGCGAATTGACTTTGTGCTCTCTGAAGGCCTATAAAATTTGCTATAAAAATACAGTAGGATGATAAAGTGCATAGTAAGTTATGGTACAACGGCACCTCAATGTCACAATGAATCTTGTGACAGGAAGTGCTTAGAAGATAAATTCATGAACTGCAAAGACAGACTCCGgtattaaaaatatttcttaAGTTTGAACTCAAAAGCGTAAATACAAGTGAATCATTTAAAGGCGCCATGGTCATTGATCCCACTGCTTCACAGACCTTCACATTACCTGACACTGAAGCAATAGCTAAATGTTTGAGCACGCTGCTGAAAAATAACCCTGGGGTCATATTCTGTCAAAGTCAGTTACCCAACTGATTACCATACTTGTGTAAATATGTATGGTAAATATGCTGATTAAGCATATTTCAACCTGCATACGGCATCAACTGCAATCAGAGTGAGCTTAGGGCAGATTTCAGCAGTTTTTAACTGATTCATATCAATTTCAGTGTTCTCTTGCACTGTATCATAACTTTGTcatataattttatattttcttggaTGTAAAAAATAGTAAAATCCTCAGAATAGCAGTAGAATTGTGTGACATGTCAAcctaaaacatattttcttgcACATGAGAGACCCATATGAAAAAATGGTGTTCCTCAAGGAAATATTCTTGGcacaattttgttttcattatgctTCCAGTTGTACATATCTGTTTCCCCAAATGAGGAATTTTcaagtgttttgaaaagttaaaaagcAGCAAGAGGAAATATAAACTCTACGCTTTAAGTTTGAGTGAGTTTAGACTCAGAACCCATTTTAACAAAGCACCTTTTTCATCTTAGAAATATTATCAAATTTGTTGTACTGAGAATGATGCTCAAATGCTTTTATTACCAGCCATTTATATTACTGAATAAAGTTCAGGTGAGTTATAATTTCCCAATACTTGAAGAGTAAGTCCACTTGGTCATCACGATTTATAAAAGGCACAATTTAAATTCTATTTATAGAATGTGGACACTATgaccatatgaaacacacaggaaatataATATCTAACATAATGTAATTTGCATTGAAATATCACTTCTGTTCACAATTTCCTAAGATCCATAAAACAATTTACTGCATCTTTGAACTGAATCCCAGCAGCaattttggaaaaataaataaataaactaaatatgaCTAAAATTAGAATTAGGATTCTCTTGAAGGCATCACATTATTACCTTAATGTAAACAACATCTGCAGTCTGTCTGACATTGATCTAGTCTGAACTAGTTTGCATTCCTGCCAAATGTTTGACATTGATATCACACCTTTCTGATCTCTGTTGAGTTCAACAGGTGTTAATGTTCCTTagtttatttcctctctttaaTTTATGCCTTTGATatatgaatgaaatgtttctgcaTTCACAAATTGTGCATAAATTAGAATAACTTGCCTGATATTAGTTATTGAAATAAGTTCCAATCTAAAATTGAGAAGCTTAGTATTTCTCTGCAGCCTGCTACCTACATACTGCATAACACAAGAAATTTGTAAGGCAGTTATCATTTTGAAGTCAAATCCATCAGATGTTACCTGAGTAAATGTTTTGAGTTTGGTCATGTGctctgttgatgtgtgtttgtatcactCTGTGAGTCTCAGTCtacaatacacacaaaacaaatctatGTTAAGTACCATGTCTCTCATATTGCGTCCTTTATGTGCATCCACAGGATTCCACTATCATGTCTGGAACATCCATTTTGACAATGCTGTGCTGAGAGTCAAAGAAGACCATGGAGAGTGGCCGGCGCTCAGTGGGAACACAACATGAAGTTGTGGCTGTGTTGATGCCGTTGATTTTCAGCTGGCTGAAGACAGTGGCATGGAAAGATGATGCGATTCCAGGGGAACCAGCCAGATGTTGGGGGCACTGACCTATGCAGTAGTTCATATGGTAGCCTTCAGGTGCAATGATCCACTCGTCCCACTGGATATCCTTGAACTTGATGTAGAATTCTCTCTTGCAGCACACGCTTACTACATTCCCGCAACGCAAGGAACGCTTCCTGAGTACGTGTTTGGAGCGGTCATCCCGGAGGCGCACCTTGGCCACCAGGAAGGGCTGGTGCGTGGAATTAACTGTGTCATCGAAGGAGCAAAGATTCTTCCCATTTTCATCGCAGCTCACCTCCAGCTGTAGGCGGCGTTGGCCACCGTCGAGGAATGACTGCAGGGTGCGGGTGATGGGAAAGGTGTGCCAGTTACTGTCCTGGACCTCCAGCATCTTCTCTATCACCAGGGTGCGGTTGCTACCAGACACGTGTTCAACTGCAGAAAGGAAGACTCTGGCAAAGAGTCTTGAGTCCCGGCGAGGGTCCTCAGAAGAGCGGGCATAGATCCACAGAGAGGACTCAAGTACCTGGATACTCTGGCCTTGTTCCTGCTGAAACTGGAAATTGAGGCTGGCCCCCTCACCACTGTCCATCTTACCTACAGATCAAagaaaaatttgaaaataacaCAGACAGTTAATATTTTGACACTAGAGGTTGCTGCCTGTTACAATGCTTATAAGTTAAAGCAGCATATTCTAGCTATTAAAATCTATACATTGATGACAGATTCTGTAAGTACTAACTGTTTCTATATCGTAaggaacataaaaaaacaacattacgTAGCCTAATTAACAAAGCAAATAGAAAGTCTGACCTAATTTCTGCGCATATTGCGCACATGAAACGTGACCTTTCTGTGACAAGCAGAGTGGAATAACAGCT
This genomic interval carries:
- the LOC133969197 gene encoding inhibin beta B chain → MHLLTLASSMTAFSFPLSVFLAPLLLNALRVSGSPSPGCASCGLPSMERDAEERLMTEIAKQQILEKLHLKERPNITHTVPRAALLTALRKLHSGRVRQDGTLELQNEIPTRDPGYEVVSFADISKMDSGEGASLNFQFQQEQGQSIQVLESSLWIYARSSEDPRRDSRLFARVFLSAVEHVSGSNRTLVIEKMLEVQDSNWHTFPITRTLQSFLDGGQRRLQLEVSCDENGKNLCSFDDTVNSTHQPFLVAKVRLRDDRSKHVLRKRSLRCGNVVSVCCKREFYIKFKDIQWDEWIIAPEGYHMNYCIGQCPQHLAGSPGIASSFHATVFSQLKINGINTATTSCCVPTERRPLSMVFFDSQHSIVKMDVPDMIVESCGCT